The Thermodesulfovibrionales bacterium genome has a window encoding:
- a CDS encoding response regulator: protein MFRVLIADDDYEDRELLKLEIQRALGGGDDIRFSEAVSVTEAKKLLTSHFFDLMTLDIEFDRMNEGIDVLPEIFETYPALNIIIVSGKLNKGEVSEKLFRFTKDNVLKGKRWSRHFDVLDKKDDKTEALRRAYSFAFSQKEVSDKIRELFLLAESYLERDMIDKCLEVYQKIQSLVPGEAESKENIRIFKESLSVEKAREYLRSGDTVVASLLLGYHIETELKGFTRRLLGRYAPGLYDCLKELELNERLNAHRKSIFQQLIRLRNKAIHHPATITEEDFATVVKNLESLEAVP from the coding sequence ATGTTTAGGGTGCTCATCGCAGACGACGATTATGAGGACAGGGAGCTCCTGAAACTCGAGATCCAGAGGGCACTGGGCGGCGGAGACGACATCAGGTTCTCCGAAGCGGTCAGCGTCACGGAGGCGAAGAAACTCTTGACCTCCCATTTTTTTGATCTCATGACCCTCGATATCGAGTTTGATCGCATGAATGAAGGCATCGATGTCCTTCCCGAAATATTCGAAACCTACCCCGCCCTGAACATCATCATTGTAAGCGGGAAACTGAATAAGGGCGAGGTCTCAGAGAAGCTCTTCAGGTTTACGAAGGACAACGTCCTGAAGGGGAAGCGCTGGTCGCGGCATTTCGACGTCCTCGACAAGAAAGATGACAAGACCGAGGCCCTGCGTCGTGCCTATTCCTTTGCCTTCAGCCAGAAAGAGGTTTCGGATAAAATCCGGGAACTCTTTCTCCTCGCTGAATCCTATCTCGAGAGGGATATGATAGACAAATGCCTCGAGGTTTATCAAAAGATACAGAGTCTCGTGCCGGGGGAGGCCGAGTCGAAAGAAAACATCAGGATATTCAAGGAGAGCCTGTCGGTCGAGAAGGCCCGGGAGTATTTGAGAAGCGGTGATACGGTGGTGGCGTCCCTCCTCCTCGGGTATCATATCGAGACCGAGCTCAAGGGATTCACGCGACGGTTGTTGGGCAGGTATGCCCCGGGATTGTATGACTGTCTGAAGGAGCTAGAGCTCAACGAGAGGCTCAACGCGCATCGAAAAAGTATTTTCCAGCAACTCATACGGCTGAGGAATAAGGCGATCCATCATCCTGCGACGATCACGGAAGAGGACTTCGCAACGGTCGTGAAGAATCTCGAATCACTCGAGGCCGTTCCGTGA